A part of Phoenix dactylifera cultivar Barhee BC4 chromosome 2, palm_55x_up_171113_PBpolish2nd_filt_p, whole genome shotgun sequence genomic DNA contains:
- the LOC103715473 gene encoding ATP-dependent helicase BRM isoform X1 — translation MQSGGGAGAPGRIPAATAPGRPLSSSSASPSSSSSAASAPTHLGFESIQQQQQQQLALRQQTLQQQQQPLRKPEGDPYRPSGLHGVIGGNNFPSSSGAIPVSQTLRNFNDVRHPHAGPQPHEVNRNKGQGIEQQLQNPIYQAYLQLAFQTAQHQKSHGNLLVQQQGKINNVGPSGRDQDMHINSSRIQDIMSHQVANQAHLPVHAKLAEHIGPGEKHMEQPRTSSEQRNELKPPQTVIGQIAPTNMLRPTQSLQAQTNTQNIANNQLMMVQLQAMQAWAMEHNIDLSHPSNANLIAQVWPSARLAAMRKPNEISTAAHQSHLASSKQQFLSSPGGSENSAHGNSLSDHPVQAGPVKNRQTFPSGSISGAGSSSTFVNSSNIQMQHQFAIQNKDSQNERVARSPLANGNGGIIMDPPQFSGSTNQTIEHSNMKREFAGIQTLPMQYYSQLKQMNQPMSQPAVPSTEVIGTQFPSQGGLAQVSQQNIGFTKQQLHVLKAQILAFRRIKHGDRKLPPEVLDAITPSPLTSQLQQPFRSPEIANHERTVAKNVKEHVSHAETVEKAPVLASLSKGHDLSKVGFSGEEKTTMVRHSEPVMDSAKEPTQIAYVRNVEHCSPVSVKSEQDAGQESQKISIKSDCNAEKGKAVPEHHATIDAGQVKKPASMSNAALSKDVVTTRKYHGPLFDLPFFTRKHESFGSTVANGSSNLILAYDVKDLLCEEGTEILNKKRAENLRKISGLLTVNLERKRIMPDLVLRLQIEEKKLRLLDLQARLRDEVDQQQQEIMAMPDRPYRKFAKQCERQRTELMRQVQQLQKTNREKQLKCIFQWRKKLLEAHWAIRDARTTRNRGVAKYHERMLREFSKKKDDDRNKRMEALKNNDVDRYREMLLEQQTSIPGDAAQRYAVLSSILSETEEYLHKLGGKITAAKNHQDVVEAANVAAAAARSQGLSEEVVKAAAACDGEEVMIKNRFSEMNAPKDSSSANRYYTLAHAVSERVVRQPSMLRCGTLRDYQLVGLQWMLSLYNNKLNGILADEMGLGKTVQVMSLIAYLMEFKGNYGPHLIIVPNAVLVNWKSELHNWLPTVSCIFYVGGKDQRSRLFSHEVCAMKFNVLVTTYEFVMHDRSRLSKVDWKYIIIDEAQRMKNRDSVLARDLDRYRCQRRLLLTGTPLQNDLKELWSLLNLLLPEVFDNRKAFHDWFSKPFQKDGPSHSSEEDDWLETEKKVIIIHRLHQILEPFMLRRRVEDVEGSLPRKDSIVLRCRMSAIQGAIYDWIKSTGTLRVDPEDELLKAKKNPMYQVKVYKNLNNKCMELRKACNHPLLNYPYFNDYSKDFIVRSCGKLWILDRILIKLQRSGHRVLLFSTMTKLLDILEEYLQWRRLVYRRIDGTTSLEDRETAIVDFNSPESDCFIFLLSIRAAGRGLNLQSADTVVIYDPDPNPQNEEQAVARAHRIGQLREVKVIYMEVVVDKIPSYQKEDDLRNGGTGDLEDDLAGKDRYMGSIESLIRNNIQQCKIDMADEVINAGRFDQRTTHEERRMTLETLLHDEERYQGTVHDVPSMQEVNRMIARSEEEIELFDQMDDDFDWTGDMMKHIQVPKWLRAGSREVNAIIANLTKKPSKNILAENIDLESGEICSGTSPGKTERRRGRPRGPTTNNKHSVYVEVDDEDGEDSDASSEERNAYSFHEEEGEIGEFEEEESDSAVDVQPTTRIQLEEQLLACDGSGCDMPQTMEDHQNVRRFEEAGSSGSSSGSRRLPQPATPSISSQKFGSLSAIDARPGHPSKGMQEDLEEGEIAVSGDSQMDLQQSGSWINEREDGEDEQVLQPTVKRKRSLRVRPRYTVESLEEKSSNERIFPQCRSQLPLKVDYDYSMQSKTNLELETFHEPVSDMQDVNTSIKQRHNLPSRKAFHTNLPKFNKSRYMSGSAEVANEYSRDIGNGKVSNSGDPSFLGTKMSDSMQRKCKNVISKLQRKIDKDGYQVVPLLSDLWKKNQNANSMSTATLTSNIIDLRRIDQRVDNLEYNGVLDFIADVQLMLQNVAKFCNYSYEVKYETRKLHELFFDIMKIAFPDTDFREARNAFAFPSPGGAGTALSSKPAASSSQNKRHKIVTEVKAELGPMKPACRGSVPLDEDGRTPGHPSKSQKESGPASGSSGEHSAPELSPLLTHPGDLVICRKKRKDREKSAAKRTGPISLPGPGPGPGPGPGPISPLSATDAGQAGSKSSPSITRTLRIPLHAHPAQQALRPGHQAVGAADGAPSMDEVQWARPAKKMRTDSGKRRPSHL, via the exons ATGCAATCAGGTGGTGGAGCCGGAGCGCCCGGCCGGATCCCGGCGGCGACGGCGCCGGGACGACCGTTGTCTTCCTCTTCGGCGTCACCGTCATCCTCCTCGTCCGCGGCGTCGGCCCCGACCCATCTAGGGTTCGAATCgatccagcagcagcagcagcagcagcttgCGCTGAGGCAG CAGACATtacagcaacagcagcagccTCTAAGGAAGCCTGAAGGTGATCCTTATAGGCCTAGTGGTTTACATGGAGTCATTGGTGGGAATAACTTTCCATCGTCTTCAGGTGCTATACCTGTGTCCCAGACACTGAGGAATTTCAATGATGTACGTCACCCTCATGCTGGTCCTCAGCCTCATGAAGTGAACCGGAATAAAGGGCAAGGTATAGAGCAGCAGCTGCAGAACCCAATTTATCAAGCTTACCTCCAGTTAGCTTTTCAAACTGCTCAACACCAAAAATCTCATGGGAATCTGCTTGTTCAGCAACAAGGTAAGATCAATAATGTTGGCCCCTCTGGGAGAGATCAAGACATGCACATAAACAGTTCGAGGATACAGGATATCATGTCTCATCAAGTGGCCAATCAAGCACATCTGCCAGTTCATGCAAAATTAGCTGAACATATTGGACCTGGTGAGAAGCACATGGAACAACCACGTACTAGCTCTGAGCAAAGAAATGAACTAAAGCCTCCGCAGACAGTAATTGGGCAGATAGCACCAACAAATATGTTAAGACCCACGCAATCATTACAGGCACAAACAAACACACAAAATATTGCAAATAACCAGTTGATGATGGTGCAACTGCAAGCTATGCAAGCATGGGCCATGGAGCATAACATTGACCTCTCTCATCCTTCCAATGCCAATTTGATTGCTCAAGTTTGGCCATCTGCTAGATTGGCTGCAATGCGAAAGCCAAATGAAATCAGCACAGCTGCACATCAGTCACACTTGGCTTCCTCAAAGCAACAATTCTTGTCTTCACCAGGTGGTAGTGAAAATTCAGCTCATGGAAATTCCTTGAGTGATCACCCTGTTCAGGCTGGGCCAGTGAAAAATCGACAAACATTTCCCTCTGGGTCAATATCTGGTGCTGGCAGTTCTTCGACCTTCGTGAATTCCTCTAATATTCAGATGCAGCATCAATTTGCCATTCAGAACAAGGATAGCCAAAATGAGAGGGTTGCCAGATCCCCATTAGCAAATGGAAATGGAGGGATAATCATGGATCCACCGCAATTTTCTGGGAGCACGAACCAGACCATTGAACATTCAAATATGAAGAGAGAATTTGCTGGCATTCAGACACTACCAATGCAGTATTACAGTCAGTTGAAGCAAATGAACCAACCGATGTCTCAACCTGCAGTTCCTTCGACGGAGGTCATTGGCACCCAATTTCCATCTCAGGGAGGATTAGCCCAGGTGTCACAGCAAAACATTGGGTTTACAAAGCAACAACTTCATGTTCTTAAAGCACAAATACTAGCCTTTAGGCGTATCAAG CATGGTGATCGTAAACTTCCACCAGAAGTTCTTGATGCCATTACACCATCACCTCTTACTTCCCAGCTGCAGCAGCCTTTCCGTTCACCAGAAATTGCCAACCATGAAAGAACTGTTGCAAAGAATGTCAAAGAGCATGTAAGTCATGCAGAGACTGTTGAGAAGGCGCCTGTGCTTGCTTCTTTGAGTAAAGGTCATGATTTGTCAAAGGTGGGTTTTAGTGGAGAGGAGAAAACAACGATGGTCAGACACTCGGAACCAGTAATGGATTCAGCAAAAGAGCCTACACAAATTGCATATGTTAGAAATGTAGAGCATTGCAGTCCTGTTTCTGTTAAATCTGAGCAGGATGCTGGACAGGAAAGTCAAAAGATATCCATCAAGAGTGATTGTAATGCTGAAAAGGGAAAGGCTGTTCCAGAGCACCATGCCACAATTGATGCTGGACAAGTGAAAAAACCAGCCTCCATGAGCAATGCAGCACTTTCAAAAGATGTGGTTACCACCAGAAAGTATCATGGTCCACTCTTTGATTTGCCTTTCTTTACAAGGAAACATGAATCATTTGGATCAACAGTTGCAAATGGCTCGAGTAATTTAATATTAGCTTATGATGTGAAGGATTTGCTATGTGAGGAAGGGACTGAAATCTTGAACAAGAAAAGGGCAGAGAATTTAAGAAAGATTAGTGGCTTACTCACCGTTAACTTAGAGAGGAAAAGGATTATGCCTGATCTAGTTTTGCGGctgcaaattgaagaaaaaaagcTTCGACTTTTAGATCTTCAGGCTCGTCTGAGGGATGAAGTTGATCAGCAACAGCAGGAGATAATGGCAATGCCTGACAGGCCATATCGTAAGTTTGCCAAACAGTGCGAACGCCAACGCACGGAGCTCATGAGGCAAGTCCAACAGTTACAAAAGACAAATAGGGAGAAGCAACTAAAATGCATCTTCCAGTGGCGCAAGAAGCTCCTTGAGGCTCACTGGGCCATTCGAGATGCACGGACTACTCGCAATAGAGGGGTGGCTAAATATCATGAGAGGATGTTAAGGGAGTTTTCTAAGAAGAAAGATGATGATCGAAACAAAAGAATGGAAGCATTGAAGAACAATGATGTGGATAGATACCGAGAGATGTTGCTGGAGCAACAGACTAGTATTCCTGGTGATGCAGCACAACGATATGCTGTTCTCTCTTCTATTTTGTCTGAGACTGAAGAGTATCTTCACAAACTTGGGGGAAAAATTACTGCTGCAAAGAATCACCAGGACGTGGTAGAGGCAGCAAATGTTGCTGCAGCTGCTGCACGGTCCCAG GGTCTTTCTGAAGAAGTGGTCAAGGCTGCTGCAGCATGTGATGGTGAGGAAGTTATGATTAAGAATAGATTCTCTGAAATGAATGCCCCAAAAGATAGTTCATCGGCTAACAG GTACTATACTCtggcacatgctgtgagtgaaaGAGTTGTAAGACAGCCCTCAATGTTACGGTGTGGTACTTTAAGAGATTACCAGCTT GTTGGGCTTCAATGGATGCTCTCGTTGTATAACAACAAGCTGAATGGGATTCTGGCAGATGAGATGGGTCTAGGCAAGACTGTGCAG GTAATGTCATTGATTGCTTATTTAATGGAGTTCAAAGGGAATTATGGGCCACATCTGATAATAGTTCCAAATGCTGTTTTAGTGAATTGGAAG AGTGAATTGCATAATTGGTTGCCAACAGTATCATGTATTTTTTATGTTGGTGGAAAAGATCAACGATCCAGGCTGTTCTCTCAT GAGGTTTGTGCCATGAAATTTAATGTGCTTGTTACAACATATGAATTTGTCATGCATGACCGCTCAAGGTTGTCAAAAGTTGATTGGAAGTATATAATCATTGACGAAGCCCAAAGAATGAAAAACAGGGACTCAGTTTTAGCTCGTGACCTTGACCGATACCGTTGCCAAAGGCGGCTGCTTCTTACTGGGACACCTCTACAG AATGATTTGAAGGAACTTTGGTCCCTCCTAAATTTGCTTCTACCAGAAGTCTTTGATAATCGAAAGGCATTTCATGATTGGTTCTCGAAGCCCTTCCAAAAGGATGGTCCTTCACATAGCTCAGAGGAGGATGACTGGCTTGAGACTGAAAAAAAGGTTATTATAATTCACCggcttcatcagattttggagcCCTTTATGCTAAGGCGTCGTGTTGAAGATGTGGAAGGGTCACTTCCACGGAAG GATTCCATTGTTTTGAGGTGTAGAATGTCAGCTATTCAGGGTGCCATATATGATTGGATTAAATCCACTGGTACCCTTAGGGTTGATCCGGAGGATGAGTTGCTCAAGGCTAAGAAGAATCCAATGTATCAGGTTAAGGTTTATAAGAATCTTAACAATAAATGTATGGAGTTGCGCAAGGCATGCAATCATCCTTTACTGAATTACCCTTATTTTAATGATTATTCCAAAGATTTCATTGTCAGATCTTGTGGGAAACTTTGGATCCTTGATAGGATTCTTATAAAACTCCAGAGATCCGGCCATCGTGTGCTTCTCTTCAGCACCATGACAAAACTTCTTGATATATTAGAGGAATACTTGCAATGGCGACGACTTGTCTACAGAAGGATTGATGGTACAACCAGCCTAGAAGACCGTGAAACAGCAATAGTAGATTTCAACAGCCCTGAATCCGAttgtttcattttcttgcttagtATTCGCGCTGCTGGAAGAGGTCTAAATCTCCAGAGTGCAGACACTGTGGTTATATATGATCCAGATCCAAATCCTCAAAATGAGGAGCAAGCAGTGGCCAGGGCTCATCGCATTGGACAGCTGAGAGAGGTGAAAGTCATATATATGGAGGTAGTAGTTGACAAAATCCCGAGCTATCAGAAAGAAGATGATTTGAGAAATGGAGGTACAGGAGATCTGGAGGATGATCTTGCTGGTAAAGATCGATACATGGGATCAATAGAGAGCCTCATACGTAACAATATCCAACAATGTAAGATTGATATGGCAGATGAAGTTATTAATGCTGGTCGGTTTGATCAAAGAACGACACATGAAGAAAGGCGGATGACTTTAGAAACACTATTGCATGATGAAGAGAGATATCAAGGAACTGTTCATGACGTTCCATCCATGCAAGAGGTGAATCGCATGATTGCTCGGAGCGAAGAAGAGATTGAGCTGTTTGATCAAATGGATGATGATTTTGACTGGACTGGTGATATGATGAAGCACATTCAGGTTCCCAAGTGGCTTCGTGCTGGTTCTAGAGAAGTAAATGCCATCATTGCTAATTTAACTAAGAAGCCATCAAAGAACATTTTAGCTGAAAATATTGACTTGGAATCAGGTGAAATATGTTCTGGTACATCCCCTGGTAAAACTGAGAGACGAAGGGGCCGGCCAAGGGGTCCGACAACCAACAACAAACATTCTGTTTACGTGGAAGTGGATGATGAAGATGGTGAGGATTCTGATGCTAGCTCAGAAGAGAGGAATGCATACTCATTCCATGAAGAAGAGGGCGAGATAGGAGAATTTGAAGAGGAAGAATCTGATAGTGCTGTTGATGTGCAGCCTACTACTAGGATTCAATTGGAGGAGCAGTTGTTAGCTTGTGATGGCAGTGGGTGTGATATGCCCCAAACAATGGAAGACCACCAAAATGTTCGTAGGTTTGAAGAAGCTGGTTCATCAGGATCTTCTTCTGGAAGTCGAAGATTGCCTCAACCTGCTACTCCATCCATATCTTCACAGAAATTTGGATCTCTATCTGCTATAGATGCCAGGCCTGGCCATCCTTCAAAAGGGATG CAAGAAGACCTTGAGGAAGGAGAAATTGCTGTATCAGGTGATTCTCAGATGGATCTGCAACAATCAGGAAGTTGGATTAATGAGCGTGAGGATGGTGAGGATGAGCAAGTTCTCCAACCAACTGTAAAGCGTAAGCGCAGTCTTCGTGTTCGTCCTAGATACACTGTTGAAAGCCTTGAAGAAAAGTCCAGCAATGAGAGAATCTTTCCTCAGTGTCGGTCCCAGCTTCCTTTGAAGGTGGACTATGACTACAGTATGCAATCTAAGACCAATTTGGAACTGGAGACATTTCATGAGCCTGTTTCAGATATGCAAGATGTTAATACCTCTATTAAGCAGAGACACAATTTGCCATCAAGAAAGGCATTCCATACCAATTTACCAAAATTCAACAAGTCAAGATACATGTCTGGATCTGCAGAGGTTGCCAATGAATATTCTAGGGATATTGGGAATGGTAAGGTCTCAAATAGTGGTGATCCTAGCTTCCTTGGCACAAAAATGTCCGACAGCATGCAGAGGAAG tgtaaGAATGTTATTAGCAAGCTTCAGAGGAAAATCGATAAAGATGGCTATCAAGTTGTTCCCCTACTATCTGATTTATGGAAGAAGAATCAGAATGCTAATTCGATGAGCACTGCTACTCTTACAAGTAATATTATAGATTTACGAAGAATTGATCAGCGTGTGGACAATTTAGAGTACAATGGGGTGTTGGACTTCATAGCAGATGTGCAATTGATGTTACAAAATGTAGCAAAGTTTTGCAATTACTCATACGAG GTTAAGTATGAAACGAGAAAGCTTCATGAGCTGTTCTTTGATATCATGAAGATTGCATTCCCGGATACAGATTTTCGAGAAGCTAGGAATGCGTTCGCTTTTCCCTCTCCTGGAGGAGCTGGGACTGCCCTGTCCTCGAAGCCGGCTGCCTCCTCCAGCCAAAACAAGCGACACAAGATCGTCACAGAGGTGAAAGCAGAGCTTGGCCCTATGAAGCCTGCATGTCGTGGCTCTGTGCCTCTggatgaagatgggaggacTCCTGGCCACCCGTCCAAGTCCCAGAAGGAATCCGGGCCGGCCAGTGGGAGCAGCGGAGAGCATTCAGCACCTGAGCTCTCGCCTCTGCTGACGCACCCAGGCGATCTGGTTATCtgcaggaagaagaggaaggacagGGAGAAGTCTGCTGCGAAGAGAACGGGCCCCATCTCTCTGCCAGGCCCAGGCCCAGGCCCAGGCCCAGGCCCAGGCCCAATAAGTCCCTTATCTGCGACTGATGCAGGTCAGGCGGGTTCCAAGTCCTCACCCAGCATAACTCGTACCCTCAGGATCCCACTCCATGCACACCCAGCTCAGCAGGCACTGCGTCCCGGTCATCAGGCTGTTGGTGCGGCAGATGGGGCCCCAAGCATGGACGAAGTCCAATGGGCCAGGCCTGCGAAAAAAATGAGGACAGATTCTGGTAAAAGGAGGCCGAGCCATTTGTGA